One window of Candidatus Methylocalor cossyra genomic DNA carries:
- a CDS encoding lipid A biosynthesis acyltransferase — MSERWLELPERSSTFWLNTILWIALRLGRCTARLLLYPITAYFLVFSRQTRAASRAFLRRALGRECGWPEVFRHYHTFASTLLDRVYVFVGQDRHLDFRVHGLEVLERYGCAGQGCLLVGAHLGSFEILRALGRIRAGLRIKALVHGESTPRIAGLFRKLNPELFDDIVPVGVASSLLALREHAERGGMVALLGDRSLSSDKRVRCRFFGEPAWFPQAPALLAQILQLPMVAFFCLRRGEARYEVWFELLAAPEAESQGPRPGRVVELMQRYAERLEHYCRLAPYNWFNFYDFWHGEG; from the coding sequence GAACGCAGCTCCACGTTCTGGCTCAATACCATTCTTTGGATCGCCCTGCGCTTGGGACGCTGCACCGCCCGCCTGCTGCTCTACCCGATCACGGCCTATTTCCTGGTTTTCTCCCGCCAAACCCGGGCGGCCTCGCGGGCTTTCCTGCGCCGGGCCCTAGGGCGGGAGTGCGGCTGGCCCGAGGTGTTTCGCCACTACCACACCTTCGCCTCCACCCTGCTGGACCGGGTGTACGTGTTCGTCGGGCAGGACCGGCATCTGGACTTCCGGGTGCACGGCTTGGAGGTGCTTGAGCGCTACGGTTGCGCGGGCCAGGGCTGCCTGCTAGTGGGAGCGCACCTCGGCAGTTTCGAGATCCTGCGCGCCCTCGGGCGGATCCGCGCCGGCTTGCGAATCAAGGCCCTGGTCCACGGCGAGAGCACGCCAAGGATTGCCGGCCTGTTCCGCAAGCTGAACCCGGAGCTGTTCGACGACATCGTACCGGTGGGGGTGGCATCCTCCCTGCTGGCCCTGCGCGAGCATGCGGAACGGGGTGGTATGGTGGCGCTGCTCGGGGACCGCAGCCTTTCCAGCGACAAGCGGGTGCGGTGCCGGTTCTTCGGGGAGCCGGCGTGGTTTCCCCAGGCACCGGCACTGCTGGCGCAGATCCTGCAGCTTCCCATGGTGGCATTCTTCTGCCTGCGCCGGGGCGAAGCTCGCTACGAGGTGTGGTTCGAACTCTTGGCGGCGCCGGAGGCGGAGTCCCAGGGCCCGCGGCCGGGTCGGGTGGTCGAGCTGATGCAGCGCTACGCCGAACGGCTGGAGCATTATTGCCGGCTGGCGCCCTACAACTGGTTCAACTTCTACGACTTCTGGCATGGGGAGGGGTAA
- a CDS encoding MMPL family transporter, translating to MTRALPWLLWILWLAGCGWVLLFRTQVTTDLTFFLPRDAGLVDTVLVQQLRLGPASRLLFLALDGADPERLARASENLAQLLRDDPRFEAVDNGSDPALLQVLEQRLFPYRYALTPDLSAAAFTPAGLRRALEARLAELASPLAVVDKSLLPRDPTGAWREVLGRWLAAGGPARRQGVWFSPDGRRALLLARTRASGFDIDAQREALEAVRAGFARVRESPGLSLILSGPGLLSVEANDRITRDAGRLSLLNSLLVTALLLAVYRSFRVLGLSLVPLVSGLVSGAAVTSVVFGPIHGVTLGFGATLLGVAADYPNHFFTHLSGREAPVATMRRIWPTLRLGVLANVAGFAAMLFSGFSGLAQLAVFAGAGLLGAALSCRWVVPVLAHHHVPLPAWVEQGSSLTRLPLWLARLRLLPALLTVGLAGTALVGGTGIWNDDIDALNPVPAERKRLDEALRLDLGAPDLRELVLVLAQDPETALCTSEELKPALDALVATGALGRYDMAARYLPSVHAQAARLAQLPDRPRLQAALDQALRGLPFKPGSFDPFLQEVAAAPTRPPLTLEDLRGTPLEPRVASLLLSVPEAAPGSRGWSREAGTPGAGGRRWAALIPLVQLRDEAALRRALAPWRERGVYYADLRVETSALVRDYRREALRLLGASLVLIAALLAVGLRSIPAAARVLAPMLAAALCTALIMARVSGGLNLYHLVSLLLVMGLSLDQALFFNRDAADPEDRQRTLLSLLVCSSSSMLAFGILALSEVNVLRDIGATVGLGALFAVSFAAMLARSVSLPR from the coding sequence GTGACACGGGCCCTGCCCTGGCTGCTATGGATCCTGTGGCTGGCTGGCTGCGGTTGGGTCCTGCTGTTCCGTACCCAGGTGACCACCGATCTCACTTTTTTTCTGCCCCGGGATGCCGGCCTGGTGGACACCGTGTTGGTGCAGCAGCTGCGCTTGGGGCCGGCCTCGCGGCTGCTGTTCTTGGCGCTCGACGGGGCGGACCCGGAGCGCCTGGCCCGCGCTAGTGAAAACCTCGCTCAGCTCCTCCGGGACGACCCCCGGTTTGAGGCGGTGGACAACGGCAGCGATCCGGCCTTGCTCCAGGTGCTGGAGCAACGGCTGTTTCCCTACCGCTATGCCCTCACCCCGGACCTGAGCGCCGCCGCCTTCACCCCCGCCGGCCTGCGCCGTGCCCTGGAGGCGCGCCTTGCCGAGCTGGCTTCGCCGCTCGCGGTGGTGGACAAATCCCTCCTGCCCCGCGACCCCACCGGGGCGTGGCGGGAGGTGTTGGGCCGCTGGCTGGCGGCGGGCGGACCCGCGCGGCGCCAGGGCGTATGGTTCTCGCCCGACGGACGGCGGGCGCTGCTCCTGGCCCGCACCCGAGCCTCGGGGTTCGACATCGACGCCCAGCGCGAAGCTCTGGAGGCGGTGCGGGCGGGGTTCGCCCGGGTGCGGGAGAGTCCCGGCCTGAGCCTGATCCTGAGCGGCCCGGGGCTGCTGTCGGTGGAGGCCAATGACCGCATCACCCGCGACGCCGGGCGCCTATCGCTGCTCAACAGCCTGCTGGTGACTGCCCTGCTGCTGGCGGTGTACCGGTCCTTTCGGGTGCTGGGCCTGAGCCTGGTCCCCCTGGTGAGCGGCCTGGTCTCCGGGGCGGCGGTCACCAGTGTGGTATTCGGCCCGATCCACGGCGTGACCCTGGGCTTCGGCGCCACCCTGTTGGGGGTGGCGGCGGATTATCCCAACCATTTCTTCACCCATCTTTCCGGCCGCGAGGCGCCGGTCGCCACCATGCGCCGCATCTGGCCCACGCTGCGCCTAGGAGTGCTCGCCAACGTGGCGGGATTCGCCGCCATGCTGTTCTCCGGCTTCTCCGGCCTGGCCCAGTTGGCGGTGTTTGCGGGCGCCGGTTTGCTGGGCGCGGCCCTGTCCTGCCGCTGGGTGGTGCCAGTTCTGGCGCATCACCACGTCCCACTGCCCGCCTGGGTGGAACAAGGCAGCAGCTTGACCCGGTTGCCGCTCTGGCTAGCCCGTCTCCGCCTCCTGCCGGCCCTGCTCACCGTGGGGCTGGCGGGAACCGCCCTGGTCGGCGGCACGGGAATCTGGAACGACGACATCGACGCCCTCAACCCGGTGCCGGCCGAGCGCAAGCGCCTGGACGAGGCACTGCGCTTGGACCTCGGTGCTCCGGACCTGCGCGAGCTGGTCCTGGTCCTGGCGCAGGACCCGGAAACGGCCCTCTGCACCAGCGAGGAACTGAAGCCGGCGTTGGATGCCCTGGTGGCAACCGGCGCCCTGGGCCGCTACGACATGGCGGCGCGCTATCTGCCCAGCGTCCACGCTCAAGCCGCCCGGCTGGCGCAGCTGCCCGACCGACCCCGGCTCCAAGCGGCCCTGGACCAGGCCCTGCGCGGGCTGCCGTTCAAGCCCGGGAGCTTCGATCCGTTCCTGCAGGAGGTGGCGGCTGCACCCACGCGACCGCCGCTGACCCTGGAGGATCTGCGCGGCACGCCGCTGGAGCCGCGGGTGGCGAGCCTGTTGCTGTCGGTGCCGGAGGCGGCCCCGGGGAGCCGGGGATGGTCCCGCGAGGCCGGCACCCCGGGGGCGGGCGGTAGGCGCTGGGCGGCCTTGATCCCCCTGGTGCAACTCCGGGACGAGGCGGCTTTGCGCCGGGCCCTGGCACCTTGGCGCGAACGCGGGGTGTACTATGCTGACCTACGCGTCGAAACTAGCGCCCTGGTCCGGGATTACCGCCGCGAGGCGCTGCGCTTGTTGGGCGCCAGTTTGGTCCTGATCGCGGCCCTGCTGGCGGTGGGTCTCCGCTCGATCCCGGCGGCGGCGCGGGTGTTGGCGCCGATGCTGGCGGCAGCCCTGTGCACCGCCCTGATCATGGCGCGGGTCTCCGGCGGGCTCAATTTGTACCACCTGGTCTCGCTGTTGCTGGTCATGGGCCTCAGCTTGGATCAGGCGCTGTTCTTTAACCGCGACGCGGCGGATCCCGAGGATCGCCAGCGCACCCTACTGTCCCTCCTGGTATGCAGCTCCAGCTCGATGCTGGCCTTCGGCATCCTGGCCCTGTCGGAGGTCAATGTCCTCCGCGACATCGGTGCCACGGTGGGCTTGGGCGCCTTGTTCGCGGTGTCGTTCGCGGCCATGCTGGCACGATCGGTGTCTCTTCCACGATAA
- a CDS encoding LolA-related protein, which produces MGRGKVLALLLVGGMTAAAAEPPWSLAELMALLSARGDSRARFVEEKHLALLKEPLRQEGSVEFRKPAYLAKHVVKPVEEHYLIDGDTVTVEKPGEGVRTHLSLADYPALAAFVASLRAPLAGDIAALERYYHPYLGGTRSHWRLALAPADPALAGRVRQVTLEGREGRVERLEIEELGGDRSVLRFEPGP; this is translated from the coding sequence ATGGGGAGGGGTAAGGTCCTGGCGCTGCTCCTGGTGGGCGGGATGACGGCGGCCGCCGCGGAACCGCCGTGGTCGCTGGCGGAGCTCATGGCGCTCTTGTCGGCCCGCGGGGACAGCCGGGCCCGCTTCGTGGAGGAAAAGCACCTGGCCCTGCTGAAGGAGCCGCTGCGCCAGGAGGGCAGTGTGGAATTCCGGAAGCCCGCCTATCTGGCCAAGCACGTCGTTAAGCCGGTGGAGGAGCACTACCTCATCGACGGCGACACGGTGACCGTGGAGAAACCCGGGGAAGGCGTGCGGACGCACCTGTCGCTAGCCGATTACCCGGCCCTCGCCGCCTTCGTGGCCAGTTTGCGCGCGCCCTTGGCCGGGGACATCGCGGCCCTGGAACGCTATTACCACCCGTATCTCGGCGGCACCCGCAGCCATTGGCGGCTGGCCCTCGCCCCCGCCGACCCGGCCCTGGCCGGCCGGGTGCGGCAGGTGACCCTGGAAGGCCGCGAAGGGCGGGTGGAGCGGCTGGAGATCGAGGAATTGGGAGGCGACCGATCGGTGTTGCGCTTCGAGCCCGGGCCGTGA